From the Astyanax mexicanus isolate ESR-SI-001 chromosome 9, AstMex3_surface, whole genome shotgun sequence genome, one window contains:
- the cenpn gene encoding centromere protein N: MDEQARSILQRIIRKTPSKRLETIIRSWNCLSEDQLHSLNYSQPKWLFLENLVSRCEENRVSLKDVTKLEMIYHIHNPNQGTWHACQLFQAEDDALSVHFTQFRESFIAHLEDVVQHVSVGMKKLEDGAIWVRTAWGDNFRKPNHLKPTYLVHYLQSSYVFIHNVTPKHRPFLYQALVLATRHVSIKECHLSSRSLTAMRDLLMKQYQQVFPTNQERTLKERNAPPSHPNIEREHAESSEGRHQMACEAFGCGVLPKLETAVYKLETRYRGNSNNTLNDGDELFRGVVKFSSKNILESLRHCVSTGMAEGPVTPLLSSITQKGRNYFVITDKVSGATASQTPAPKA; the protein is encoded by the exons ATGGATGAACAGGCGAGATCTATTCTACAGCGGATTATCAGGAAAACTCCCAGCAAGAGATTGGAGACTATTATCCGATCCTGGAACTGTTTATCTGAGGATCAGCTGCACTCCCTGAATTACTCCCAACCCAAATGGCTGTTCCTGGAAAACCTCGTATCCAGATGTGAG gaaaacagGGTGAGCTTAAAAGATGTGACGAAACTGGAGATGATCT ATCACATACACAATCCAAATCAAGGAACATGGCATGCCTGCCAGCTATTTCAAGCAGAAG ATGATGCGCTGTCTGTGCATTTCACACAGTTTCGGGAGAGCTTTATCGCCCACCTGGAGGATGTTGTTCAGCAT GTCTCTGTTGGAATGAAGAAACTTGAGGATGGTGCCATTTGGGTCCGAACCGCGTGGGGAGACAACTTCAGAAAACCCAACCACCTCAAACCCACTTACCTCGTGCATTATCTGCAGTCTTCCTACGTCTTCATTCATAACGTCACGCCCAAACACAGGCCTTTCCTCTACCAG GCTCTGGTTCTGGCCACTAGACATGTGTCTATCAAAGAGTGCCATCTGAGTTCTAGAAGCCTCACTGCGATGAGAGACCTTCTCATGAAGCAGTATCAGCAG GTATTCCCAACCAATCAGGAGAggactttaaaagaaagaaatgcacCTCCTTCAC ATCCTAACATTGAAAGAGAACATGCTGAGAGTTCTGAAGGCAGACATCAGATGGCCTGTGAGGCATTTGGGTGTGGGGTGCTGCCAAAGCTGGAAACTGCTGTGTACAAG CTTGAAACAAGATACCGGGGCAACAGCAACAACACGCTTAATGATGGTGATGAACTTTTCAGAGGGGTGGTGAAGTTTTCCAGCAAGAACATCTTGGAGTCCCTCCGTCACTGTGTCTCTACAG GCATGGCTGAAGGTCCTGTAACTCCCCTGCTGTCCTCCATCACTCAGAAAGGAAGGAACTACTTTGTGATCACTGACAAAGTCTCAGGAGCCACTGCCAGCCAGACTCCTGCTCCCAAAGCTTAA